One Azoarcus sp. DN11 DNA segment encodes these proteins:
- a CDS encoding cation acetate symporter, producing MKASTISRLAAGLLPLSVAASAIAGDAIAQTEKQGLNLHAIGMFFVFVLMTLGITYWAASRTKSTADFYTAGGGITGWQNGLAIAGDYMSAATLLGLTAMMYTQGVDAYIYMIAFFVGWPIILFLMAERLRNLGKFTFADITAYRLDQGKVRTMAAVSSLTVVCFYLVAQMVGAGQLIKLLFGLDYNIALFVVGALMMVYVTFGGMVATTWVQIIKACMLLLGGTAVMLLAFSQFGFSFDELTTRAMDVHKLGGKLLAPGSLLADPVTAISLGLGLMFGTAGLPHILMRFFTVTDAKEARKSVLYASGIVAYFFNVIAIMGLCAILIVGTNPEFFEGGALGGKVIGGGNMIAMHLAKAVGGNLLLGFLSAVAFATILAVVAGLALAGASAISHDIYARVIMKGKASETTELKVSKVATIGLGIVAVLLGMAFEKMNIAFMVALAFGVAASANFPVLILSMYWKGLTTRGALWAGYSGLASAVTFVVLSKSVWVDVLHNAAPIFPYTQPALFSMPIAFILAILVSKMDTSVAARKEIEAFDDQYVRAQTGVGAASGASH from the coding sequence ATGAAAGCCTCCACCATCTCGCGCCTGGCTGCCGGCCTGTTGCCGCTGTCCGTGGCCGCATCGGCCATCGCCGGCGACGCGATCGCGCAGACCGAAAAGCAGGGACTCAACCTGCACGCGATCGGCATGTTCTTCGTGTTCGTGCTGATGACGCTCGGCATCACTTACTGGGCCGCTTCGCGCACGAAATCGACCGCCGACTTCTACACCGCGGGCGGTGGCATCACCGGCTGGCAGAACGGGCTGGCGATCGCCGGCGATTACATGTCGGCGGCGACCCTGCTCGGCCTCACCGCGATGATGTACACGCAGGGCGTGGACGCCTACATCTACATGATCGCGTTCTTCGTCGGCTGGCCCATCATCCTGTTCCTGATGGCCGAGCGCCTGCGCAACCTGGGCAAGTTCACTTTCGCCGACATCACTGCCTATCGCCTCGACCAGGGCAAGGTGCGCACGATGGCGGCGGTGAGCTCGCTGACCGTGGTGTGCTTCTACCTCGTCGCGCAGATGGTCGGCGCCGGCCAGCTCATCAAGCTGCTCTTCGGCCTCGACTACAACATCGCGCTGTTCGTGGTCGGCGCGCTGATGATGGTGTACGTCACCTTCGGCGGCATGGTCGCGACGACGTGGGTGCAGATCATCAAGGCCTGCATGCTGCTGCTCGGCGGCACCGCCGTGATGCTGCTCGCGTTCAGCCAGTTCGGCTTCAGCTTCGACGAGCTCACCACCCGCGCGATGGACGTGCACAAGCTCGGCGGCAAGCTCCTCGCCCCGGGCAGCCTGCTCGCCGATCCGGTCACCGCGATCTCGCTCGGACTCGGCCTGATGTTCGGCACCGCCGGCCTGCCGCACATCCTGATGCGCTTCTTCACCGTCACCGACGCCAAGGAAGCGCGCAAGTCCGTGCTCTACGCCTCGGGCATCGTCGCGTACTTCTTCAACGTCATCGCCATCATGGGCCTGTGCGCGATCCTGATCGTCGGCACCAACCCCGAGTTCTTCGAGGGCGGCGCGCTGGGCGGCAAGGTGATCGGCGGCGGCAACATGATCGCCATGCACCTCGCCAAGGCGGTCGGCGGCAACCTGCTGCTGGGCTTCCTGTCGGCGGTGGCCTTCGCGACCATCCTCGCGGTCGTCGCTGGTCTGGCGCTGGCCGGCGCGTCGGCCATCTCGCACGACATCTACGCCCGCGTCATCATGAAGGGCAAGGCGTCGGAGACGACCGAGCTGAAGGTGTCGAAGGTCGCCACCATCGGTCTGGGCATCGTCGCGGTGCTGCTCGGCATGGCCTTCGAGAAGATGAACATCGCGTTCATGGTCGCACTGGCCTTCGGCGTCGCCGCGTCGGCCAACTTCCCGGTGCTGATCCTGTCGATGTACTGGAAGGGCCTGACGACCCGCGGTGCGCTGTGGGCGGGCTACTCCGGCCTTGCCAGTGCGGTGACCTTCGTCGTGCTGTCGAAGTCCGTGTGGGTCGACGTGCTGCACAACGCCGCCCCGATCTTCCCCTACACGCAGCCGGCGCTGTTCTCGATGCCGATCGCGTTCATCCTCGCGATCCTCGTGTCGAAGATGGACACGAGCGTAGCGGCACGGAAGGAGATCGAGGCTTTCGACGACCAGTACGTGCGCGCGCAGACGGGGGTTGGCGCAGCGAGCGGTGCGTCGCACTGA
- a CDS encoding DUF485 domain-containing protein, with amino-acid sequence MSVSMYAHIRRNPRFAELVAKRTRLATILSVVVLTIFYGFVLLVAFAPELIAKRLTEGSNLTFGVAVGLFQFVFFWALTLIYVRRANGEFDDINNEIVRAAWKEEK; translated from the coding sequence ATGTCTGTATCAATGTATGCGCATATCCGGCGCAATCCGCGGTTTGCGGAACTCGTGGCGAAGCGCACGCGCTTGGCCACGATCCTGTCGGTCGTCGTCCTGACGATCTTCTATGGCTTCGTGCTGCTCGTCGCGTTCGCGCCGGAGCTCATCGCGAAGCGTTTGACCGAAGGCAGCAACCTGACTTTCGGCGTCGCGGTCGGCCTGTTCCAGTTCGTGTTCTTCTGGGCGCTGACCCTGATCTACGTGCGTCGCGCCAACGGCGAGTTCGACGACATCAACAACGAGATCGTGCGCGCGGCGTGGAAGGAGGAAAAATAA